The following proteins are co-located in the Vigna angularis cultivar LongXiaoDou No.4 chromosome 2, ASM1680809v1, whole genome shotgun sequence genome:
- the LOC128195184 gene encoding uncharacterized protein LOC128195184 yields MEEPYSMLQNSTNMEQTMLTTQEGTPRNWNQDAMLLHQHLVTPQMESTSQGSINNSTCSSSLQYHVLSLLEGIINEKHIEETLIQSKLLSCNVGSIAATATATIINERERNDCGENDRRQHESCLDLVAKTIGSKSSVYRGVIKCNDDRFEAFVWDNSDPGEKGRTG; encoded by the exons ATGGAAGAACCATACTCCATGCTCCAGAATTCAACAAATATGGAACAAACCATGTTAACCACTCAAGAAGGCACGCCCAGGAATTGGAATCAAGACGCAATGCTACTCCATCAACACCTTGTCACTCCACAAATGGAAAGCACTTCTCAAGGCTCAATCAACAATTCCACCTGCAGTTCATCCCTTCAGTATCATGTTTTATCCCTTTTAGAGGGAATAATTAACGAAAAACACATAGAAGAAACCCTAATCCAATCCAAGCTATTGTCTTGCAATGTTGGGTCCATTGCTGCCACAGCGACAGCAAC GATTATCAATGAAAGGGAACGAAACGATTGTGGAGAGAATGATCGAAGACAGCACGAGTCGTGTCTTGATTTGGTTGCTAAAACAATCGGTAGCAAGAGCTCTGTGTATCGAGGAGTAatcaa GTGCAACGATGATCGTTTTGAAGCATTTGTGTGGGATAACAGCGATCCAGGGGAAAAAGGAAGAACAGGTTGA
- the LOC108327554 gene encoding chaperone protein dnaJ 6 produces MVQKKKARVSDDEEMKGQGDETSLYQVIGVERTASQQEIKKAYYKLALRLHPDKNPGDEEAKEKFQQLQKVISILGDEEKRTLYDQTGCVDDDDLAGDVVQNLQEFFRTMYKKVTEADIEEFETNYKGSDSEKNDLMDLYKKCKGNMNRLFCSMLCSDPKFDSHRFKDILDEAIAAGELKATKAYQKWAKEVFETKPSPNPLREKSNKQSETDLYAMIAQRRNERKGQFDSMFSSLVSKYGGDDMPEPSEEEFEATRRKLETGRSSKKSKQSKRN; encoded by the exons atggtgCAGAAGAAAAAAGCTAGGGTTTCTGACGACGAGGAAATGAAAGGGCAGGGAGATGAAACCAGCCTCTATCAG GTTATTGGCGTGGAGAGAACTGCTTCTCAGCAGGAAATAAAGAAGGCTTACTACAAGTTGGCGTTGAGGCTTCATCCTGATAAGAACCCTGGTGATGAG GAAGCTAAAGAGAAATTCCAACAACTGCAAAAGGTGATATCGATTCTTGGGGATGAAGAGAAGAGGACACTATATGATCAGACCGGATGTGTTGACGATGAT GACCTTGCTGGAGATGTTGTTCAGAATCTTCAAGAGTTCTTCAGAACAATGTACAAGAAG GTCACGGAAGCTGATATTGAGGAGTTCGAAACAAACTACAAGGGATCTGACTCCGAAAAAAATGATTTGATGGATTTGTACAAGAAGTGCAAGGGTAACATGAATAG GCTTTTTTGTTCAATGCTTTGTTCAGATCCTAAATTTGATTCACACCGATTCAAGGATATTCTAGATGAGGCTATAGCTGCTG GAGAATTAAAGGCAACAAAAGCCTACCAGAAATGGGCTAAGGAAGTATTTGAAACCAAACCGTCTCCAAATCCTTTGAGGGAAAA GTCTAACAAGCAGTCAGAAACAGATCTGTATGCAATGATAGCACAACGCCGAAATGAGAGGAAAGGCCAGTTTGATTCAATGTTCTCATCTCTAGTTTCAAAATATGGTGGAGATGATATGCCGGAACCCTCTGAAGAGGAGTTTGAAGCTACACGGCGAAAGCTAGAGACTGGTAGATCCTCCAAAAAGTCAAAACAATCCAAgcgaaattaa
- the LOC108328389 gene encoding AP2-like ethylene-responsive transcription factor PLT1 translates to MSASSSTVAVYIGAYSSEVDAAKAHDLVSIRIGGLKALTNFHVRCYSKDMDEMRRMSKWDYICAVRGLGKGYTDGDSPFRGVYRVPTSRKWEARLGREGSPTIHLGTYYTAEDAARAYDIISIKLKGGKAITNFDWNSYETEGIMESVIAQATDGSIILQKEEKSKEPEASPQNSSSVQCHPLPPSIPSICRCCHNQILTPTNPHALGTIADTAGNSAINNSIVNDAVQFPNENATQQQPRPLQTPRQVSFNDGSNQDLVNNNNNNQHPNHNAAQQQSLQTPRQVSFNNAFNLNLVNNNYNNSNNQFLPQGSNLALPATGIRNLELEKCVRFPDWRSGFGKKLLGGNLELEPLNNVAALSLQALPQVTLNGSTGATQLHAPALHQSYEHQNLNSCTPDSFQNPVSEPNNNGFQSQLDLDMRDYLNRSYIEDTDFTCDYDMFSAMNGGR, encoded by the exons ATGTCTGCATCTTCTTCAACTGTTGCAGTTTATATTG GTGCTTATTCATCTGAAGTTGACGCCGCCAAAGCTCATGATTTGGTGTCAATCAGAATAGGGGGCTTAAAAGCATTAACCAATTTTCAT GTGAGATGTTATTCCAAGGACATGGATGAAATGAGAAGAATGAGCAAATGGGACTATATTTGTGCTGTTAGAGG GTTGGGCAAGGGCTATACAGACGGTGATTCCCCTTTCCGTGGCGTCTACAG GGTACCCACAAGCAGAAAATGGGAAGCAAGGCTCGGTCGTGAGGGGTCACCAACCATACACTTGGGAACTTATT ACACTGCAGAGGATGCAGCGAGAGCTTATGACATTATATCAATAAAACTGAAGGGAGGGAAAGCAATTACCAACTTTGACTGGAATTCGTATGAAACTGAGGGCATAATGGAGAGTGTGATTGCTCAAGCAACGGACGGATCGATCATTctgcagaaagaagaaaaaagcaaAGAACCCGAAGCATCTCCTCAAAACAGCTCCTCAGTTCAATGCCATCCTCTACCACCCAGCATCCCATCCATTTGTCGTTGCTGCCACAACCAAATTCTCACACCAACCAACCCTCATGCTCTTGGTACCATTGCTGATACTGCAGGAAACAGTGCAATTAACAATTCAATTGTTAACGATGCTGTACAGTTTCCAAACGAGAATGCAACACAGCAACAGCCCCGACCACTTCAGACTCCGAGGCAAGTGAGTTTCAACGATGGCTCCAATCAGGACCTtgtcaacaacaacaacaacaatcagCATCCAAATCATAATGCAGCACAGCAACAGTCACTTCAGACTCCGAGGCAAGTGAGTTTTAACAATGCCTTTAATCTGAACCTTGTGAACAATAACtacaacaacagcaacaaccagTTTCTGCCTCAGGGTTCTAACCTTGCTTTGCCTGCTACTGGCATCCGAAATCTAGAGTTAGAAAAGTGCGTCCGTTTCCCTGATTGGAGATCAGGTTTCGGAAAGAAGTTACTTGGGGGGAACTTGGAATTGGAACCTTTAAACAACGTTGCTGCCCTCAGTCTGCAAGCTCTACCACAAGTCACGCTGAATGGAAGTACAGGAGCAACACAGCTACACGCACCTGCATTGCACCAAAGTTATGAGCATCAGAACTTGAACTCCTGCACCCCTGATAGTTTTCAGAATCCTGTTTCTGAACCAAACAACAACGGCTTCCAAAGTCAACTTGATTTGGACATGAGAGATTATCTCAACAGATCTTACATAGAAGACACCGATTTCACATGTGATTATGACATGTTTTCAGCCATGAATGGGGGTAGATAG
- the LOC108329533 gene encoding probably inactive leucine-rich repeat receptor-like protein kinase At5g06940 — protein MATTTFCTYLFLLSVSLSIFNLSSSSSERDTLLSFKASIVDSKKALSGWSNTSSNHYCNWTGITCSNTPLLSVISINLQSLNLSGDISSSICDLPNLSYLNLADNIFNQPIPLHLSQCGSLETLNLSTNLIWGTIPSQISQFASLRVLDLGRNHIEGNIPESLGSLKNLQVLNMGSNLLSGSVPAVFGNLTKLEVLDLSQNPYLVSEIPEDIGELENLKQLLLQSSSFQGKIPDSLVGLVSLTHLDLSENNLTGGVPQALPSSLKNLVSLDVSQNKLLGPFPSGICKGEGLVNLCLHSNSFNGSIPNSIDECKSLERFQVQNNAFSGDFPAALWSLPKIKLIRVENNRFSGQIPESISGAVQLEQVQLDNNSFAGKIPQGLGLVKSLYRFSASLNRFDGELPPNFCDSPVMSIVNLSHNSLSGQIPALKKCRKLVSLSLADNSLTGEIPSSLAELPVLTYLDLSDNNLTGSIPQGLQNLKLALFNVSFNQLSGKVPYSLISGLPASFLDGNPDLCGPGLPNSCSDDMPRRHIGSITTLVCALISLAFVAGTAIVVGGFILYRRYSKGNRVGVWRSVFFYPLRITEHDLLVGMNEKSSMGNAGFFGRVYVVSLPSGELVAVKKLVNFGNQSSKSLKAEVKTLAKIRHKNVVKILGFCHSDESVFLIYEYLHGGSLGDLISRQNFQLQWVVRLKIAIGVAQGLAYLHKDYVPHLLHRNVKSSNILLDANFEPKLTDFALDRVVGEASFQSILNSEAASSCYIAPENGYSKKATEQLDSYSFGVVLLELVSGRQAEETESSDSVDIVKWVRRKVNIANGVHQVLDPKISNTFHQEMIGALDIALRCTSVVPEKRPSMVEVVRSLQSLESRSCIANLHEPNEEPSPV, from the exons ATGGCCACTACTACATTCTGTACATACCTATTCCTTCTCTCCGTGTCCCTTTCAATCTTCAATCTTAGTTCATCTTCATCAGAGAGGGACACCCTTCTCTCCTTCAAGGCCTCCATAGTAGACTCTAAGAAAGCCTTGTCTGGCTGGTCCAACACTTCATCAAACCATTACTGTAACTGGACTGGAATAACCTGCTCCAACACACCTTTACTCTCTGTAATTTCTATCAACCTTCAGAGCTTAAACCTTTCTGGGGATATCTCATCTTCCATTTGTGACCTTCCAAATCTGTCTTATCTCAACCTTGCTGATAACATCTTCAACCAACCCATCCCTCTTCACCTCTCTCAGTGTGGTTCCTTGGAGACTTTGAATCTCAGTACCAACCTCATATGGGGCACTATCCCATCTCAGATTTCTCAGTTTGCTTCCTTGAGAGTGCTCGATTTGGGAAGAAACCACATAGAAGGAAACATCCCTGAGAGCTTAGGCTCCTTGAAGAACCTCCAAGTCCTCAACATGGGAAGCAACTTGCTTTCAGGTAGTGTGCCTGCTGTCTTTGGCAATCTAACTAAACTTGAAGTTCTTGATTTGTCTCAGAATCCATACTTGGTGAGTGAGATTCCAGAGGATATCGGCGAGCTTGAAAATCTTAAGCAGCTTCTGTTGCAAAGCTCTTCTTTTCAAGGCAAAATTCCAGATTCTCTGGTGGGCCTGGTTAGTTTGACCCATTTAGATCTCTCTGAGAACAACCTAACAGGTGGGGTTCCTCAGGCTCTACCATCTTCTCTGAAGAACCTGGTTTCCTTAGATGTTTCACAAAACAAGCTTTTGGGGCCATTTCCAAGTGGCATCTGCAAAGGAGAAGGCCTTGTAAACCTCTGTCTCCACTCAAATTCCTTCAATGGTTCAATACCCAACTCCATTGATGAATGTAAGAGTCTTGAGAGATTCCAAGTCCAGAACAATGCCTTCTCTGGAGATTTCCCCGCTGCCTTGTGGTCATTACCCAAAATCAAGCTCATTAGAGTTGAAAACAACAGATTCTCAGGCCAAATACCCGAGTCAATTTCAGGAGCTGTTCAGTTGGAGCAAGTTCAGCTCGACAACAACAGCTTTGCTGGTAAAATTCCTCAAGGTCTTGGCCTTGTCAAGAGCTTATACAGATTTTCTGCTTCTCTCAACCGTTTCGATGGTGAACTTCCTCCTAACTTTTGTGACTCTCCTGTTATGAGCATAGTAAATCTCTCCCACAATTCTCTTTCTGGTCAAATACCAGCGCTAAAAAAATGCAGGAAACTAGTTTCATTGTCTTTGGCCGATAACAGTCTAACTGGAGAAATCCCCTCTTCTCTTGCCGAGCTACCTGTACTCACCTACCTTGATCTTTCAGATAACAATCTCACTGGTTCAATCCCACAAGGGCTTCAGAACTTGAAGCTTGCTCTTTTCAACGTCTCCTTCAATCAGTTATCAGGTAAAGTACCATACTCCTTGATTTCTGGTCTCCCTGCCTCATTTTTGGACGGAAACCCTGATCTTTGTGGCCCTGGATTGCCTAACTCTTGTTCTGATGACATGCCAAGACGCCACATTGGTAGCATTACAACCTTAGTATGTGCTCTCATCAGTTTAGCCTTTGTTGCTGGAACTGCCATTGTTGTTGGTGGGTTTATTTTGTATAGGAGGTATTCCAAGGGAAATCGAGTGGGGGTCTGGCGATCAGTGTTCTTCTATCCTCTCAGGATTACCGAGCATGATCTACTGGTAGGGATGAATGAGAAAAGCTCAATGGGAAATGCTGGGTTTTTTGGTAGAGTTTATGTTGTGAGTTTACCTAGTGGTGAACTAGTAGCTGTGAAGAAGTTAGTCAATTTTGGAAACCAGTCCTCCAAAAGTTTGAAAGCGGAGGTGAAGACTCTGGCAAAAATTAGGCACAAGAATGTTGTTAAAATTCTGGGGTTCTGCCACTCCGATGAGTCAGTGTTTCTCATTTATGAGTACTTGCACGGAGGGAGCTTAGGGGATTTGATTTCTCGTCAGAACTTTCAGCTGCAGTGGGTGGTTCGATTAAAAATTGCAATTGGAGTTGCTCAAGGGCTGGCATATCTTCACAAGGATTATGTCCCTCACTTGCTTCACAGAAATGTCAAGTCAAGTAACATTTTGTTGGATGCAAATTTCGAGCCAAAGCTCACAGATTTTGCTCTTGATCGAGTTGTGGGAGAAGCTTCATTTCAGTCAATTTTGAACTCTGAAGCAGCATCTTCATGTTACATCGCACCAG AAAATGGTTACAGTAAGAAAGCAACTGAACAATTGGACAGCTACAGCTTTGGCGTGGTACTACTGGAGCTAGTGAGTGGTAGGCAAGCAGAAGAAACGGAGTCAAGTGACTCAGTTGACATTGTGAAGTGGGTTAGGAGGAAAGTGAACATCGCTAATGGGGTGCATCAAGTTCTTGACCCAAAAATATCAAACACTTTTCACCAAGAGATGATTGGAGCTCTAGATATTGCACTTCGTTGCACTTCTGTGGTGCCTGAGAAAAGGCCATCCATGGTAGAAGTTGTTAGAAGCCTTCAATCCCTGGAGTCAAGAAGTTGCATTGCAAATTTGCATGAACCAAATGAGGAACCCTCACCAGTCTGA
- the LOC108328760 gene encoding uncharacterized protein LOC108328760, producing MFNHRTNKAYTESDCPYHCVSRVSGGVENCGSSICDHGGVFRNESAALHESLQTQSEVNAVFIDHLRINNNKNQFLPKRSSFPRLGDGANNVELERCLSLPDGPSNYRTKLRGGNLELGPFRKNRSNRGCLFMVNNGNGVSSSGSQIQPTVASDGFQNPYSEPDTNGSQSQFELNMKDYLNRSYIEDNDFICDFDNLLP from the exons atgttCAACCATCG GACGAACAAGGCTTATACCGAGAGCGATTGTCCTTACCATTGCGTTTCCAG AGTTTCTGGGGGTGTTGAAAATTGTGGCAGTTCAATTTGTGACCATGGAGGAGTGTTTCGAAATGAGAGTGCAGCACTGCACGAATCACTTCAGACTCAGAGCGAAGTGAATGCAGTTTTCATTGATCACCTTCgcatcaacaacaacaaaaaccaGTTTCTGCCAAAGAGATCTAGCTTTCCTAGGCTTGGTGATGGTGCCAATAACGTTGAGTTGGAACGCTGTCTAAGTCTCCCAGATGGGCCATCGAATTATAGAACAAAGTTACGAGGTGGAAACTTGGAATTGGGTCCTTTCAGGAAGAACAGAAGCAACAGAGGGTGTTTGTTCATGGTTAATAATGGAAATGGAGTTTCTTCATCTGGGTCACAGATTCAACCAACGGTGGCATCAGATGGTTTTCAGAATCCTTATTCTGAACCAGACACCAATGGTTCCCAAAGCCAATTTGAATTGAACATGAAAGATTATCTGAATAGATCTTATATAGAAGACAATGATTTCATCTGTGATTTCGACAATTTACTGCCATGA